In Paraburkholderia phenazinium, the following are encoded in one genomic region:
- the rpoS gene encoding RNA polymerase sigma factor RpoS, whose translation MPKSKRRTPQAESEKISRATQVTVEDGGASEVEDDSVDDLDNARDLDERQSGTEEAGETRESASDAAPDADDFRALLQAELTADTIQHYLNRISVKPLLTVEEEQRYSRLAKAGEFEARQVMIERNLRLVVSIAKGYLNRGVPLLDLIEEGNLGLMHAIEKFDPTRGFRFSTYATWWIRQSIERAIMNQARTVRLPVHVIRELNQVLRAKRHLEKNSMNSGDAADRRDASIDDIAYLTGKTTDEVTDILALNEHTASLDAPLDLDPASSLLDLLSDDQSQSPDAEVQHRELETLTRAWLARLSDKHRHVIERRFGLNHIEPATLEELADEMGLTRERVRQIQQEALVRLKRFFASNGVRKDAVL comes from the coding sequence ATGCCGAAATCGAAGCGCCGCACGCCGCAAGCCGAGTCTGAGAAGATCAGTCGCGCCACGCAAGTTACGGTGGAGGACGGCGGTGCTTCGGAGGTCGAAGACGATAGCGTTGACGATCTGGACAACGCACGCGATCTCGACGAGCGCCAAAGCGGTACGGAGGAAGCCGGCGAAACGCGCGAAAGCGCGAGCGACGCCGCGCCCGACGCCGACGATTTCCGCGCGCTGCTGCAAGCCGAACTCACGGCTGACACGATCCAGCATTACCTCAACCGGATCAGCGTGAAGCCGCTGTTGACGGTGGAGGAGGAGCAGCGCTATTCGCGGCTGGCCAAGGCCGGCGAGTTCGAAGCGCGCCAGGTGATGATCGAGCGCAATCTGCGGCTCGTCGTCAGTATCGCGAAAGGCTATCTGAACCGCGGCGTGCCGCTGCTCGATCTGATCGAAGAGGGCAACCTCGGCCTGATGCACGCCATCGAGAAGTTCGATCCCACGCGCGGCTTCCGTTTTTCCACGTATGCCACCTGGTGGATCCGTCAGAGCATCGAGCGCGCCATCATGAATCAGGCGCGTACCGTGCGTCTGCCGGTGCACGTGATTCGCGAGCTCAACCAGGTGCTGCGCGCCAAGCGCCATCTGGAGAAGAACTCCATGAATTCCGGCGACGCGGCCGACCGCCGCGACGCCAGCATCGACGACATCGCGTACCTGACCGGCAAGACCACCGACGAAGTCACCGACATCCTCGCGCTGAACGAGCACACGGCGTCGCTCGACGCGCCGCTCGATCTCGATCCGGCGAGCAGCCTGCTCGATCTGCTGTCCGACGACCAGAGCCAGTCGCCGGATGCCGAGGTGCAGCACCGCGAGCTGGAAACGTTGACGCGCGCGTGGCTCGCCCGCCTGTCCGACAAGCATCGTCACGTGATCGAGCGCCGCTTCGGGCTCAATCATATCGAGCCGGCCACGCTCGAAGAGCTGGCCGACGAAATGGGCCTCACGCGCGAGCGTGTGCGCCAGATCCAGCAGGAAGCGCTGGTTCGCCTGAAGCGCTTCTTTGCCTCCAACGGTGTACGCAAGGACGCCGTTTTATAA
- a CDS encoding peptidoglycan DD-metalloendopeptidase family protein: MLRAMQKNSLNVHLTVAQRSVCVVALSLLAACATRLDNAPVVDKSGDLGTQSAQQAPAAPVPLGPPPPGYYRVKPGDTLYRIALENGQNYRDIATWNNLTNPNQIEVDQLLRVAPPGANVAALTPGVATSPVIGGGVQTAPLGGSSAPPPSPGGTAGVASVPPVYGAGSSATTIPPQTGASDTGAAAASNVAFAWPVRGPILGTFDDATNKGVNIGGAAGDPVKAAADGRVVYAGNGLRGYGNLIIIKHDATYLTAYAHNRALMVKEGDAVTKGQKIAEMGNSDSDRVMLHFEVRRQGKPVDPLKYLPPQ, translated from the coding sequence ATGTTGCGCGCGATGCAAAAAAACAGCCTGAATGTCCATCTGACCGTAGCCCAGCGTAGCGTGTGCGTGGTCGCGCTCTCCCTGTTGGCGGCCTGTGCGACGCGGCTCGATAACGCGCCGGTAGTCGATAAATCCGGCGACCTCGGTACCCAGTCCGCGCAGCAGGCGCCGGCGGCACCCGTGCCGCTGGGTCCGCCGCCTCCGGGTTATTACCGGGTCAAACCGGGCGATACGCTCTACCGCATCGCTCTGGAAAACGGTCAGAATTATCGCGACATCGCGACGTGGAACAACCTGACCAACCCGAACCAGATCGAAGTCGATCAACTGCTGCGGGTGGCGCCGCCAGGCGCGAACGTCGCGGCGCTTACGCCTGGCGTGGCCACCTCGCCGGTGATCGGTGGCGGCGTGCAGACGGCGCCGCTGGGCGGTTCGTCAGCGCCGCCTCCGTCGCCGGGCGGAACGGCAGGCGTGGCGTCGGTGCCGCCGGTCTACGGTGCGGGTTCAAGCGCCACCACGATCCCGCCGCAAACCGGAGCGAGCGACACAGGCGCGGCTGCTGCGAGCAACGTCGCGTTCGCCTGGCCGGTGCGCGGCCCGATCCTCGGCACGTTTGACGACGCCACCAACAAGGGCGTCAATATCGGCGGGGCTGCCGGCGACCCGGTGAAAGCGGCTGCCGATGGCCGCGTCGTTTATGCGGGAAATGGGCTGCGCGGTTACGGCAATCTCATTATCATCAAGCATGATGCAACTTATCTTACGGCGTATGCACATAACCGCGCTTTGATGGTAAAAGAGGGAGACGCGGTGACCAAAGGGCAGAAGATCGCCGAAATGGGCAATAGCGATTCGGACCGTGTGATGTTGCATTTCGAAGTTCGCCGGCAGGGTAAGCCTGTCGACCCACTGAAGTATTTGCCGCCGCAATAA
- a CDS encoding 3'-5' exonuclease has product MTPILVFDIETIPDVAGIRRLEDLPATLSDAEVAEHAFAARREKTGSDFLPHHLQRIAAISCVFRDNNGFRVRSLGTLEDGEAALVQSFYRVIEKYTPQLVSWNGGGFDLPVLNYRALVNGIPASRFWDLGEDDREFKWNNYISRYHARHTDLMDVLAMYQARANAPLDALAKLCGFPGKLGMDGGQVWHAFQDGQIEEIRNYCETDVVNTYLLYCRFQLMRGGFSPEEYADEIALVKSALALEPSPHWAEYLAAFDK; this is encoded by the coding sequence ATGACACCGATTCTTGTTTTCGACATCGAGACGATTCCCGATGTCGCCGGCATTCGCCGCCTCGAAGATTTGCCCGCCACGCTCAGCGACGCCGAAGTCGCCGAGCATGCCTTCGCCGCGCGCCGCGAAAAAACCGGCAGCGATTTCCTGCCGCACCACCTGCAACGGATTGCGGCGATCTCCTGCGTGTTCCGCGACAACAACGGCTTTCGCGTGCGCTCGCTCGGCACGCTGGAGGATGGCGAAGCGGCGCTGGTGCAGTCGTTCTACCGGGTGATCGAGAAGTACACGCCGCAACTGGTGTCGTGGAACGGCGGCGGCTTCGATCTGCCGGTGCTGAACTACCGGGCGCTGGTCAACGGGATTCCGGCGAGCCGCTTCTGGGATCTGGGCGAGGACGACCGCGAGTTCAAGTGGAACAACTACATCAGCCGCTACCACGCGCGCCATACGGATCTGATGGACGTGCTGGCGATGTACCAGGCACGCGCCAACGCGCCGCTTGACGCGCTCGCCAAGCTATGCGGCTTCCCCGGCAAGCTCGGCATGGACGGCGGCCAGGTGTGGCACGCGTTTCAGGACGGGCAGATCGAAGAGATCCGCAATTACTGCGAGACCGACGTCGTCAACACTTACCTGCTGTACTGCCGCTTCCAGTTGATGCGCGGCGGTTTCTCGCCGGAAGAATACGCAGACGAAATCGCGCTGGTGAAAAGCGCGCTGGCGCTCGAGCCTTCGCCGCATTGGGCGGAGTATCTGGCAGCGTTCGATAAGTAG
- a CDS encoding NADPH:quinone oxidoreductase family protein: MRAIRCNQYGPPESLVVEALPDLTPQAGEVVIDVKAASVNFPDVLIIENKYQFKPPLPFTPGSEVAGIVRAVGAGVSQFQPGARVVAFTGQGGFAEQAVAPAAACVPLADGIDFAVAAAFTLAYGTSHHAVVDRAALKAGETMLVLGAAGGVGLAAVEIGKALGARVIAAASSDEKLAICVKHGADATINYSTEDLRERIKALTDGKGPDVIYDPVGGVYAEPAFRSIGWRGRYLVVGFANGEIPRLPLNLALLKGASLVGVFWGDFAKREPQHNAAAFKQMVGWIGEGKLRPYVSARYPLEETGRALREMAERRVVGKVVITP, translated from the coding sequence ATGCGCGCGATTCGCTGCAATCAATATGGCCCGCCGGAGAGCCTGGTGGTCGAAGCGTTGCCCGACCTCACGCCGCAAGCCGGCGAGGTGGTGATCGACGTCAAGGCGGCCAGCGTCAATTTCCCCGACGTGCTGATCATCGAGAACAAATACCAGTTCAAGCCGCCGCTGCCCTTTACGCCGGGCTCGGAAGTGGCCGGCATTGTGCGCGCGGTCGGCGCCGGCGTGTCGCAGTTTCAGCCGGGCGCGCGCGTGGTGGCGTTCACCGGCCAGGGCGGCTTTGCGGAGCAGGCCGTGGCGCCTGCGGCCGCCTGCGTGCCGCTTGCCGACGGCATCGACTTTGCCGTGGCGGCGGCCTTCACGCTCGCCTATGGCACATCGCACCACGCGGTGGTCGATCGCGCGGCTTTGAAGGCGGGTGAAACGATGCTCGTGCTGGGTGCGGCGGGCGGCGTCGGCCTCGCCGCGGTGGAGATCGGCAAGGCGCTGGGCGCGCGGGTGATCGCGGCGGCGTCCTCGGACGAGAAGCTCGCCATCTGCGTGAAGCACGGCGCGGATGCGACGATCAACTACAGCACCGAAGACCTGCGCGAGCGCATCAAGGCGCTCACCGACGGCAAAGGGCCGGACGTGATCTACGATCCGGTCGGCGGCGTTTATGCGGAACCGGCGTTCCGCAGTATCGGCTGGCGCGGCCGTTATCTGGTAGTGGGCTTTGCGAACGGCGAGATTCCCAGATTGCCGCTCAACCTCGCGCTGCTCAAAGGCGCCAGCCTTGTCGGCGTGTTCTGGGGCGACTTTGCGAAGCGCGAGCCGCAGCACAACGCGGCGGCATTCAAGCAGATGGTGGGGTGGATCGGCGAAGGTAAGCTGCGGCCGTATGTGTCGGCGCGCTATCCGCTCGAGGAAACCGGGCGGGCGCTACGGGAGATGGCCGAGCGGCGGGTGGTGGGGAAAGTGGTGATTACGCCGTAG
- the surE gene encoding 5'/3'-nucleotidase SurE — protein sequence MRILLSNDDGYLAPGLAALYEALKAFADVTVMAPEQNCSGASNSLTLSRPLSVLRSATGFYYVNGTPTDSVHIALTGMLDHTPDLVVSGINNGQNMGEDTLYSGTVAAATEGIMFGVPAIAFSLVDKDWVHLDAATRVAAEIVAHYLEHPLAGNPLLNVNIPNLPYEQLGDWRITRLGKRHPSQPVIRQTNPRGEPIYWIGPSGSARDASEGTDFHAVANGQVSITPLQLDLTHTDMLPAARDWLRAGSGAS from the coding sequence ATGCGAATCCTACTCAGCAACGACGATGGTTATCTGGCGCCAGGCCTTGCTGCGCTTTACGAAGCGCTGAAGGCGTTCGCCGACGTCACTGTGATGGCGCCCGAGCAGAACTGCAGCGGCGCGTCGAACTCGTTGACGCTGTCGCGGCCGTTATCGGTGCTGCGCTCGGCGACGGGTTTCTATTACGTGAACGGCACGCCAACCGACTCCGTGCACATTGCCCTGACCGGCATGCTCGACCACACGCCCGATCTGGTGGTGTCCGGCATCAACAACGGCCAGAACATGGGCGAGGACACGCTGTATTCCGGCACGGTCGCCGCGGCGACTGAAGGCATCATGTTCGGCGTGCCCGCCATCGCGTTTTCGCTGGTCGACAAGGATTGGGTCCATCTCGACGCCGCCACGCGCGTGGCAGCGGAAATCGTCGCCCATTACCTCGAGCATCCGCTGGCCGGCAACCCGTTGCTGAACGTCAATATTCCCAACCTGCCGTACGAGCAGCTCGGCGACTGGCGCATCACCCGTCTGGGCAAGCGGCATCCGTCGCAGCCGGTGATCCGCCAGACCAACCCGCGCGGCGAACCGATCTACTGGATCGGCCCGTCGGGTAGCGCGCGCGATGCGAGCGAGGGCACCGACTTCCACGCCGTCGCCAACGGCCAGGTGTCGATCACGCCGCTGCAGCTCGATCTGACCCACACGGACATGTTGCCCGCGGCGCGCGACTGGCTGCGCGCCGGGAGCGGCGCTTCATGA
- a CDS encoding protein-L-isoaspartate(D-aspartate) O-methyltransferase, which translates to MTNERAKRFPLGLEDLVREPRRPEGRPGEVRAANLAAATEARAAGARAKTSARGEIAGGRTASQPAKAAALVKPAVKPAVKPALKPAVKTAAKPSASVVTKQSASATVAKPLANRPAPKPVAPRPSAKPAERSAAPNVALNGALALTSERVRERMVERLRANGITDQRVVHAMSVVPRHMFVDPGLAPQAYEDAALPIGHHQTISKPSVVARMIELAAAGRTLTNVLEIGTGCGYQAAVLSQVARDVYSIERIKPLYERAKTNLRPLRIPNIRLHYGDGRIGLPAVAPFDAIVIAAAGLDVPQALLEQLAIGGRLVAPVGTQDGQTQQVLTLVERTGPAQWRESRLDRVFFVPLKSGVI; encoded by the coding sequence ATGACCAACGAGCGCGCAAAGCGCTTTCCGCTTGGCCTCGAGGATCTGGTGCGCGAGCCACGGCGGCCCGAAGGGCGCCCCGGCGAAGTGCGCGCGGCGAACCTCGCCGCGGCGACCGAGGCCCGTGCGGCCGGCGCGCGCGCGAAGACCTCGGCACGCGGCGAGATCGCCGGCGGCCGTACCGCTAGCCAGCCGGCCAAAGCGGCGGCTTTGGTTAAACCCGCGGTTAAACCCGCAGTTAAACCGGCGCTCAAGCCCGCAGTCAAAACGGCGGCCAAACCTTCGGCATCCGTCGTCACGAAACAAAGCGCAAGCGCGACGGTGGCGAAGCCGCTGGCCAACCGGCCTGCGCCCAAGCCCGTCGCGCCGCGCCCGAGCGCCAAGCCTGCCGAACGCAGCGCCGCACCGAATGTCGCGTTGAACGGTGCACTTGCACTGACTTCGGAACGGGTTCGCGAGCGCATGGTCGAACGCCTGCGGGCAAACGGCATTACCGATCAGCGCGTGGTGCATGCGATGTCGGTGGTGCCGCGCCACATGTTCGTGGACCCGGGGCTTGCCCCCCAGGCTTACGAGGACGCGGCGCTGCCGATCGGCCATCACCAGACCATCTCCAAGCCTTCGGTGGTCGCGCGGATGATCGAGCTGGCCGCCGCCGGCCGGACCCTCACGAACGTGCTCGAAATCGGCACGGGCTGCGGTTACCAGGCGGCGGTGCTGAGCCAGGTTGCACGCGATGTTTATTCGATTGAACGCATCAAACCGCTCTACGAGCGCGCCAAGACCAACTTGCGTCCGCTACGCATTCCGAACATCCGGCTGCACTACGGTGATGGCCGCATCGGTTTGCCGGCGGTCGCGCCGTTCGACGCGATCGTGATTGCCGCGGCAGGCCTCGACGTCCCGCAGGCTTTGCTTGAGCAACTTGCGATCGGCGGTCGCCTCGTTGCGCCGGTCGGCACGCAGGATGGCCAGACGCAGCAGGTGCTCACGCTCGTCGAACGGACCGGGCCCGCGCAATGGCGCGAGTCGCGGCTTGATCGCGTTTTCTTTGTACCCTTAAAATCCGGAGTGATTTGA